Proteins from a single region of Corynebacterium casei LMG S-19264:
- a CDS encoding carbohydrate ABC transporter permease → MKQSKLSQIGHYAGIIFIMFWGLAPFYWMVVTALRDSRHTFDTTPWPTHVTLQNFKDALATDKGNDFLGAIGNSLLISLCTTALAVAIGVFTAYVLARMDFPGKGIVTGIILAASMFPGIALVTPLFQLFGDLGWIGTYRAMIIPNISFALPLTIYTLVSFFRQLPWELEEAARVDGATKAQAFRLILLPLAAPALFTTAIIAFITTWNEFMLARQLSTTATEPVTVAIARFSGPSAFEYPYASTMAAGALVTIPLIIMVLVFQHRIVAGLTAGGVKG, encoded by the coding sequence ATGAAACAATCTAAGCTCTCACAAATCGGCCACTACGCCGGCATTATCTTCATCATGTTTTGGGGCCTGGCACCGTTTTACTGGATGGTTGTCACCGCGCTGCGCGACTCCCGGCACACCTTTGACACCACTCCGTGGCCAACGCACGTTACCTTGCAGAACTTCAAGGATGCGCTGGCAACCGATAAGGGCAATGACTTCCTCGGCGCGATTGGTAACTCTTTGCTGATCTCCCTGTGTACCACCGCGTTAGCCGTGGCGATTGGCGTATTTACCGCCTATGTTTTGGCGCGCATGGACTTCCCCGGCAAAGGCATTGTCACTGGCATTATTCTGGCGGCTTCAATGTTCCCGGGCATCGCGCTGGTCACTCCGCTGTTCCAGCTCTTTGGTGATTTGGGCTGGATTGGTACGTACCGCGCGATGATCATTCCGAATATTTCCTTCGCTCTGCCGCTGACCATTTACACACTGGTGAGCTTCTTTAGGCAGCTGCCGTGGGAGCTCGAAGAAGCAGCGCGCGTGGATGGTGCGACTAAGGCGCAGGCATTCCGTTTGATTCTTTTGCCGCTGGCAGCACCGGCACTGTTTACCACCGCCATCATCGCATTCATCACCACGTGGAATGAGTTCATGTTGGCGCGTCAGCTGTCCACCACCGCGACCGAACCAGTCACCGTTGCCATCGCGCGCTTCTCTGGTCCATCAGCATTTGAGTACCCATACGCCTCCACCATGGCTGCGGGTGCGCTGGTGACCATTCCACTGATCATCATGGTTCTTGTCTTCCAGCACCGTATTGTTGCCGGCCTTACCGCCGGCGGCGTGAAAGGCTAA
- a CDS encoding carbohydrate ABC transporter permease — MKNSRAKRHLPAALLITPALLTLAVVIGYPVIRAIMLSFQGNRRLDPETGTFVEGGFAGLENYLYWITNRCMSPSGEVTVCPPGVIATDFWPAVKITIFFAVTTVLLETILGIMMALIMNGEYRGRGLVRAAVLIPWAIPTAVTAKLWQFMFAPQGIVNSVLNQQIHWTTDPWAARLAVIIADVWKTAPFMALLILAGLQMIPKDVYEAARIDGASRWQTFVHITLPLVKPALMVAILFRTLDALRMYDLPVIMISGSSNSPTATISQLVVEDMRQGNFNSASAMSTLIFLLIFAVAFTLIKFLGADIAGGTGMEKHKPIKKSGETTDVDEASDPTASSAAGESGELQPTGVVSSPDSSVGGSPGAATGDSAKEER; from the coding sequence GTGAAAAATTCCCGTGCCAAGCGGCATCTCCCCGCAGCGTTATTAATTACGCCTGCGCTATTAACCTTGGCCGTTGTCATCGGCTACCCCGTCATCCGCGCCATCATGCTCTCTTTCCAAGGCAACCGCCGTTTGGATCCAGAGACCGGCACGTTTGTTGAAGGTGGATTCGCCGGACTAGAAAATTACCTGTACTGGATCACCAACCGCTGTATGTCACCATCAGGTGAGGTCACCGTCTGTCCCCCAGGCGTTATTGCCACGGACTTTTGGCCAGCGGTGAAAATCACCATTTTCTTCGCTGTCACCACCGTGCTGTTGGAAACCATCCTTGGCATCATGATGGCCCTGATTATGAACGGTGAGTACCGCGGCCGCGGCCTGGTTCGCGCGGCAGTGCTTATTCCGTGGGCGATTCCAACTGCCGTAACCGCGAAGCTGTGGCAGTTCATGTTCGCACCACAAGGCATTGTGAACTCTGTTCTGAATCAACAAATCCACTGGACCACCGACCCGTGGGCAGCGCGATTGGCCGTCATCATCGCCGATGTGTGGAAGACGGCTCCATTTATGGCGCTGCTGATTTTGGCTGGTCTGCAGATGATTCCAAAGGACGTCTATGAAGCTGCCCGCATTGACGGTGCTTCACGTTGGCAGACCTTCGTTCACATCACGCTGCCACTGGTTAAGCCAGCGCTGATGGTAGCCATCTTGTTCCGTACCTTGGATGCACTGCGCATGTACGACCTTCCGGTCATCATGATTTCTGGTTCCTCCAACTCGCCTACCGCAACCATCTCGCAGCTGGTTGTAGAGGATATGCGCCAGGGCAACTTCAACTCAGCCTCGGCAATGTCGACGCTGATCTTCCTACTGATCTTCGCCGTGGCATTTACCCTCATTAAGTTCCTCGGCGCCGATATCGCCGGCGGAACCGGCATGGAAAAACACAAGCCGATTAAGAAAAGCGGTGAAACCACCGACGTGGACGAAGCCTCCGATCCGACAGCTTCGTCAGCTGCAGGAGAATCTGGTGAGCTTCAACCGACAGGGGTTGTGAGTTCACCGGACAGTTCAGTAGGCGGTTCACCGGGTGCTGCAACAGGTGATAGTGCGAAGGAGGAGCGTTAA
- a CDS encoding NAD(P)/FAD-dependent oxidoreductase, which yields MVGLATAWHLQERGYDVKVVDRDGVAAGSSWGNAGWLAPAKTIPLAESGLWGQAPSLLLDPDAALSMPFKVDVRLWKFLAQFMAHASDSAWDKTMEKLTPIDKVALEAFDELELGGVEAKSHEGPFVIGFKSEPDSRGFFKEIAGSIRYGQEVEINRVDDPQSMVPILSDEIQAVYRLEGQRFIEPGPYVEAIAKAVTDRGGEVVTGKAVESVEGGAKAAVVYSDGTREEADKVVVASGAWLSDLVRDHGVKVPVQAGRGYSFSVATPEPIKHSVYLPQQRIACTPYQGRFRIAGTMEFRDPDDPLIPRRIESIVNNSRVAFRDVDLDDRQDEWVGSRPVTPDGLSLIGETKSRNVFVAGGHGMWGIVLGPATGKYLAELIDTGVTNDVIKPMDPLRKNLTSVNPFKK from the coding sequence ATGGTCGGTTTGGCTACAGCTTGGCACCTGCAGGAACGCGGCTATGACGTCAAAGTTGTGGACCGTGATGGTGTCGCAGCTGGTTCGTCATGGGGCAACGCAGGTTGGCTAGCACCGGCTAAGACCATTCCATTGGCAGAGAGCGGCCTGTGGGGACAGGCTCCATCGCTGTTGCTGGATCCAGATGCAGCATTGTCAATGCCATTCAAGGTGGATGTTCGCCTGTGGAAGTTCCTAGCGCAATTTATGGCGCACGCTTCTGATTCTGCATGGGATAAGACCATGGAGAAGCTGACCCCAATTGATAAGGTCGCGCTTGAAGCTTTCGATGAGCTGGAGCTCGGCGGCGTTGAAGCTAAGTCCCACGAGGGGCCATTCGTAATCGGCTTCAAGTCTGAGCCTGATTCCCGTGGATTCTTCAAAGAAATCGCCGGCTCAATTCGCTATGGCCAGGAAGTTGAAATCAACCGCGTGGATGATCCTCAGTCCATGGTTCCGATTCTCTCTGATGAGATTCAGGCCGTGTACCGCCTGGAAGGCCAGCGCTTTATCGAGCCAGGCCCATATGTTGAGGCCATTGCCAAGGCTGTCACTGACCGTGGTGGCGAAGTAGTCACCGGCAAGGCCGTCGAATCTGTTGAGGGCGGCGCAAAGGCAGCTGTTGTTTACTCCGACGGCACACGCGAGGAAGCAGACAAGGTTGTTGTCGCATCCGGTGCATGGCTATCGGATCTGGTTCGTGACCACGGCGTCAAGGTTCCGGTTCAGGCTGGCCGTGGCTACTCCTTCTCAGTTGCAACCCCAGAGCCAATCAAGCACTCTGTCTACCTGCCACAGCAGCGCATTGCATGTACCCCTTACCAGGGCCGTTTCCGCATCGCCGGCACCATGGAATTCCGCGACCCAGATGATCCTTTGATCCCACGTCGCATCGAATCCATCGTCAACAACTCCCGCGTCGCATTCCGCGATGTCGACTTGGATGACCGCCAGGATGAGTGGGTAGGCTCCCGTCCAGTTACCCCAGATGGACTCTCTTTGATTGGTGAGACTAAGTCCCGCAACGTATTTGTTGCCGGTGGCCACGGCATGTGGGGCATCGTCTTGGGCCCAGCAACCGGTAAGTACCTGGCTGAGCTCATCGACACCGGTGTCACCAATGATGTCATCAAGCCAATGGATCCACTGCGCAAGAACCTGACTTCGGTCAACCCATTCAAGAAGTAG
- a CDS encoding ABC transporter substrate-binding protein, whose protein sequence is MKKSLFRSARTGAVVTTAIAALTLSACSSDSSTDSATDTGEDSAASDDAATDDGASEEGRGPITFAMGKNDTDKLIPIIEKWNEENPDEEVTLSELAGEADAQRETLVQSLQAGNADYDVMALDVIWTADFAANQWLAPLEGELEVDTSNLLEATVESATYNDTLYALPQNTNGQLLFRNTDLAPEEVSTFDELASACEALEDGTACLTTQLKQYEGLTVNTVGFMEGWGGKVLDEDGNVTVDSDESKAGLQALVDAYEDGTISRESTAATEEETNLTFTEGDSAFAINWPYMYTNAEEAEATAGKVEVQPLVGQDGVGVSTLGGYNNGINVNSENKATARDFIEFIINEENQTSFAEGSFPPVLASIYDDEALIEQFPYLPALKESLENASPRPVSPFYPAISKAIQDNAYAALTDGKSVDDATADMKAAIESAS, encoded by the coding sequence ATGAAGAAGTCCCTCTTCCGCTCAGCTCGCACTGGCGCTGTAGTTACCACCGCGATTGCAGCATTGACCCTATCCGCATGTTCTTCTGATTCATCCACGGATTCCGCAACCGATACTGGTGAAGACTCCGCAGCATCTGATGACGCCGCCACCGATGATGGCGCTTCTGAAGAAGGCCGTGGCCCAATCACTTTCGCCATGGGCAAGAACGACACTGACAAGCTCATTCCAATCATTGAAAAGTGGAATGAAGAAAACCCTGATGAAGAGGTAACTCTGTCAGAACTCGCCGGTGAAGCCGACGCGCAGCGCGAAACCCTGGTGCAGTCCTTGCAGGCAGGCAACGCTGACTATGACGTCATGGCGCTGGATGTCATCTGGACCGCTGACTTTGCTGCCAACCAGTGGCTTGCACCGCTGGAAGGCGAGCTGGAAGTTGACACCTCCAACTTGCTGGAAGCAACCGTGGAGTCTGCAACCTACAACGACACCCTCTACGCACTGCCACAAAACACCAACGGCCAGCTGCTCTTCCGCAACACTGACCTGGCACCAGAAGAGGTTTCCACCTTCGATGAGCTGGCTTCCGCATGTGAGGCACTCGAAGACGGCACCGCATGTTTGACCACTCAGCTCAAGCAGTACGAGGGTCTGACTGTGAACACCGTTGGCTTCATGGAAGGCTGGGGCGGCAAGGTTCTGGATGAAGACGGCAACGTGACCGTTGATTCCGATGAATCCAAGGCTGGCCTGCAGGCTCTAGTTGACGCATACGAGGATGGCACCATCTCCCGTGAGTCCACCGCGGCTACCGAGGAAGAAACCAACCTGACCTTCACCGAAGGCGACTCTGCATTCGCCATCAACTGGCCTTACATGTACACCAACGCTGAGGAAGCTGAAGCGACCGCAGGCAAGGTTGAGGTACAGCCACTGGTTGGCCAGGACGGCGTTGGCGTTTCCACCCTGGGTGGCTACAACAACGGCATCAACGTGAACTCTGAGAACAAGGCAACCGCCCGCGACTTCATCGAGTTCATCATCAACGAAGAAAACCAGACCTCCTTCGCGGAAGGTTCCTTCCCACCAGTTCTGGCTTCCATCTACGACGATGAAGCACTGATTGAGCAGTTCCCTTACCTGCCAGCGCTGAAGGAATCCCTGGAGAACGCTTCTCCTCGTCCGGTTTCCCCGTTCTACCCAGCAATTTCTAAGGCTATCCAGGACAACGCATACGCTGCGCTGACCGACGGCAAGTCTGTTGATGACGCTACCGCTGATATGAAGGCAGCTATCGAGTCTGCTTCCTAA
- a CDS encoding biotin--[acetyl-CoA-carboxylase] ligase — MSSTSAKSEELDLARIRTDLVESGLYSAVDHTAQTGSTNTDLMQAEVVQDRAVLLADEQVSGKGRLGRVWSAPAKTQIIQSVVLLPRSLDHLGTLPLAAGLAVTDIVEGAQLKWPNDVQIEGKKLCGILAEAGPVGGAASGKGGSFGAASAGEPAARVVLGLGLNVSLSKEQLPIENATSLVLEGQETDRTELTIALLTALHKRLNQWENQDPELMKDYRKVSSSIGMSVRLEAPTGDIYGEVLGVADDGRINVGGQYYSAGDVIHLRPDNR; from the coding sequence ATGAGTAGTACAAGCGCGAAAAGCGAAGAACTAGACCTTGCCCGTATCCGCACCGATTTGGTGGAAAGCGGGCTGTATTCTGCAGTGGATCACACCGCGCAGACGGGGTCCACTAACACTGATTTGATGCAGGCTGAGGTAGTGCAGGACAGAGCAGTTTTGCTTGCCGATGAACAAGTCTCCGGCAAAGGCCGCCTTGGTCGCGTGTGGTCTGCACCTGCGAAGACACAAATTATTCAGTCGGTTGTTTTATTGCCGCGCTCTTTGGACCACCTTGGAACGCTGCCGCTAGCGGCGGGGCTGGCGGTCACTGACATTGTGGAAGGAGCGCAGTTGAAGTGGCCAAATGATGTCCAGATTGAGGGCAAGAAGCTCTGCGGCATTTTGGCGGAAGCAGGTCCTGTCGGTGGGGCAGCGAGTGGCAAGGGCGGAAGCTTTGGCGCTGCGTCAGCAGGGGAGCCGGCGGCGCGCGTGGTGTTAGGGCTTGGACTCAACGTGTCTTTGAGCAAAGAGCAGCTGCCCATTGAGAACGCGACGTCGCTTGTGCTGGAAGGTCAAGAAACAGATCGCACTGAATTAACCATTGCTTTGCTCACCGCATTGCACAAGCGCCTTAATCAATGGGAAAACCAGGACCCAGAATTGATGAAGGACTACCGCAAAGTGTCCTCATCCATCGGTATGAGTGTGCGGCTGGAAGCACCCACCGGAGACATTTATGGCGAAGTGCTCGGTGTTGCGGATGACGGTCGAATCAACGTTGGTGGGCAGTATTACTCCGCCGGCGATGTGATTCATCTTCGTCCTGACAACCGCTAA
- the budA gene encoding acetolactate decarboxylase, giving the protein MTDLTWPRHSIFQNSLMTALLDGIYDGEMSIGELLEKGDFGIGTFDALDGEMIILDGTCYQLLSDGTAREASTELHTPFAVATKFVPHITYKAPHNMERKALSAFIDEVEPSANYMYAVRITGTFSSVKVRTVTKQEKPYPPMTDAVSDDAEHTFTNVAGTLGGFRTPVFEKGVNVPGCHMHFIDADFSRGGHVLDYVVDTATIELCPGTDLELRLPMTREFSRANLWPEDLDEQLHTTEVKD; this is encoded by the coding sequence ATGACTGACCTTACTTGGCCACGACACAGTATCTTTCAAAATTCGCTAATGACCGCACTGCTGGATGGAATCTATGACGGTGAGATGTCAATCGGAGAATTATTGGAAAAGGGGGACTTCGGGATTGGCACTTTTGATGCCCTAGACGGGGAAATGATCATTTTGGATGGCACCTGCTACCAGTTGCTCAGTGATGGCACAGCACGTGAGGCCAGCACTGAGCTGCACACGCCTTTCGCTGTAGCCACGAAGTTTGTGCCGCACATAACGTATAAAGCGCCCCACAATATGGAGCGCAAAGCGCTTAGTGCATTCATTGATGAGGTAGAGCCTTCCGCTAATTACATGTACGCGGTGCGTATCACCGGCACTTTTTCTTCGGTCAAAGTGCGCACGGTGACAAAGCAGGAAAAGCCATACCCTCCCATGACTGATGCGGTTTCCGATGATGCCGAGCACACCTTCACCAATGTCGCCGGCACTCTCGGTGGTTTCCGCACGCCGGTGTTTGAAAAGGGCGTGAATGTGCCGGGCTGCCACATGCATTTCATTGATGCAGATTTCAGCCGCGGCGGTCATGTGCTGGACTACGTAGTCGATACCGCAACCATTGAGCTGTGCCCGGGTACGGATTTAGAGCTTCGCTTGCCGATGACCCGCGAGTTCTCCCGCGCCAACCTGTGGCCGGAAGACCTCGACGAGCAACTGCACACCACCGAAGTCAAGGACTAA
- a CDS encoding 5-(carboxyamino)imidazole ribonucleotide synthase — MSEQGSNPEGNPQAHVSGMPVIAVIGDGQLARMMQTAAIELGQSPRLLAGARDASAAQVCADVVLGDYTKYEDLLKAVEGSTAVTFDHEHVPNEHLTALIDAGYNVQPQPSALINAQDKLVMRERLTELGAPLPRFTAIESAQDAYEFWTLTGGQVCLKARRGGYDGKGVWFPKDESELTALVSDLTRRGVPLMAEEKVALVRELSVLVARTPSGEVASWPLTESVQRNGVCAEAVAPAPNMNPELKKRAEELGEKIATELGVTGVLAVELFAFTNDSGEEDIAVNELAMRPHNTGHWTQDGSVTSQFEQHLRAVMDEPLGDTAALAPVTVMANVLGADTDPEMPMGQRATEVSRRFPRAKIHLYGKGHRPGRKIGHVNLTGDDVEATRRDARLAADFLVNATWSD; from the coding sequence GTGAGTGAACAAGGATCAAACCCAGAAGGTAACCCACAAGCACACGTTTCCGGCATGCCGGTCATCGCTGTTATTGGTGATGGACAGCTGGCGCGCATGATGCAGACGGCTGCGATTGAACTTGGCCAGTCCCCGCGGCTGCTAGCCGGCGCGCGTGATGCTTCGGCGGCGCAGGTCTGCGCGGACGTGGTCCTTGGTGACTACACCAAGTATGAGGACCTGCTCAAGGCAGTGGAAGGCTCTACCGCGGTGACTTTTGACCATGAGCATGTTCCTAATGAGCACCTAACTGCTCTGATTGACGCTGGCTACAACGTGCAGCCGCAGCCTTCTGCGCTGATTAATGCGCAGGACAAGCTGGTTATGCGCGAGCGTCTGACCGAACTGGGTGCTCCGCTTCCGCGTTTTACCGCTATTGAATCGGCACAAGATGCTTATGAGTTCTGGACCTTGACCGGTGGTCAGGTCTGCCTGAAAGCGCGCCGCGGCGGCTATGACGGCAAAGGCGTGTGGTTCCCGAAGGATGAATCTGAGCTGACGGCTTTGGTCTCCGATCTAACTCGCCGTGGAGTACCCCTGATGGCTGAGGAAAAGGTCGCGCTTGTTCGCGAATTGTCCGTATTGGTTGCCCGTACTCCATCCGGGGAAGTTGCTTCCTGGCCTTTGACTGAGTCGGTACAGCGCAATGGCGTGTGTGCTGAAGCTGTAGCTCCGGCGCCGAACATGAACCCGGAATTGAAGAAGCGCGCGGAAGAGCTCGGTGAGAAGATTGCCACCGAACTTGGCGTCACCGGTGTTCTGGCTGTTGAGCTCTTCGCATTCACCAATGACTCCGGCGAAGAAGACATTGCCGTCAATGAGCTGGCAATGCGCCCACACAACACCGGTCACTGGACCCAGGATGGTTCCGTAACCTCGCAGTTTGAACAGCACTTGCGTGCGGTCATGGATGAGCCTTTGGGCGACACCGCGGCGCTTGCGCCAGTAACCGTTATGGCCAATGTCTTGGGCGCGGACACTGATCCTGAGATGCCGATGGGCCAGCGCGCGACTGAGGTATCTCGCCGATTCCCACGCGCCAAGATTCATCTGTACGGCAAGGGACATCGCCCAGGCCGTAAGATTGGCCACGTTAACCTCACCGGCGATGACGTGGAAGCAACCCGCCGCGACGCACGCCTGGCAGCTGACTTCCTGGTCAACGCCACGTGGAGCGATTAA
- the purE gene encoding 5-(carboxyamino)imidazole ribonucleotide mutase, whose product MTAPLVGLIIGSDSDWPTVEPAAEVLAEFGIPFEVGVVSAHRTPEKMLDYAKNAHTRGIKTIIACAGGAAHLPGMVAAATPLPVIGLPRALKDLDGLDSLLSIVQMPGGVPVATVSIGGAKNAGLLAVRILSVGIPELVERMVAYQENMANEVEQKDANLRAKLMGE is encoded by the coding sequence ATGACTGCACCACTCGTAGGCCTCATCATAGGCTCTGATTCTGACTGGCCAACCGTTGAGCCAGCCGCAGAGGTTCTTGCGGAGTTTGGTATTCCATTCGAGGTCGGTGTGGTTTCTGCCCACCGCACCCCGGAAAAGATGCTGGATTACGCCAAGAATGCACACACCCGCGGAATTAAGACCATCATCGCGTGTGCCGGTGGTGCAGCGCACCTTCCGGGCATGGTTGCTGCGGCAACCCCGCTGCCAGTCATTGGCCTGCCCCGCGCGCTGAAGGATCTGGACGGCCTGGATTCCTTGCTCTCTATCGTGCAGATGCCCGGCGGGGTTCCCGTAGCAACCGTGTCCATCGGTGGCGCGAAAAACGCTGGCTTGCTGGCCGTGCGCATTTTGAGCGTCGGCATCCCAGAATTGGTGGAGCGGATGGTTGCGTACCAGGAAAACATGGCGAATGAGGTTGAGCAAAAAGATGCTAACCTGCGCGCCAAGCTGATGGGTGAGTAG
- a CDS encoding YdcF family protein, with protein MNRADPIVVLGSRVTNGQPGALLVSRLNKALVVAQQFPEAKVIVSGDGEAVVMSRYLIDHGFDPARIVEEPTATSTNENLENSHALAKDARVLHVVTNEFHSLRTRLWAWHLGIPIKMHQTLTPKNYRLRNYSREILATPHSAARILWRKFRARF; from the coding sequence ATGAACCGTGCTGACCCCATTGTGGTTTTAGGATCGCGAGTGACTAATGGTCAACCGGGAGCCTTGTTGGTATCCCGTTTGAACAAAGCCCTGGTTGTCGCACAGCAGTTTCCTGAAGCAAAAGTGATTGTTTCCGGCGATGGGGAAGCGGTTGTGATGAGCAGGTACCTCATTGACCACGGCTTTGATCCAGCGCGCATCGTGGAAGAGCCCACTGCGACCAGCACAAATGAGAACCTCGAAAACTCCCACGCTCTAGCCAAAGATGCCAGGGTCCTGCACGTGGTCACTAATGAATTCCATAGCCTGCGCACCAGGCTATGGGCATGGCATTTGGGCATTCCCATCAAAATGCACCAGACTTTAACTCCGAAGAACTACCGTCTGCGCAACTATTCGCGGGAAATCCTTGCCACCCCGCACTCTGCCGCCCGAATCCTGTGGCGCAAATTTCGCGCCCGATTCTAA
- a CDS encoding bile acid:sodium symporter family protein, with amino-acid sequence MSNKTSKKGDVLQASMTKKERAREDRSAAIAVTAFPVFILVGTALAWIFPASFVPLGDYITQFLMIIMFGMGLTLTIPDFKEIAKRPLPILIGVFAQFVIMPLCAVLVAKILGLNPMLAVGLLMLGSVPGGTSSNVITYLARGDVALSVAMTSVSTLVSPIMTPMLMLLLAGAETEVYGAGMAMTLVQTVLVPVVGGLVLRYLLDRWIGYIAPVLPWISILGIGGVVFPTVANNVDLLVQMGLIVFAAVLLHNVLGYALGYFTGKVLKTPESYNRTMAVEIGTQSAGLASGMSAKFFSPEAALPGACAAVLHNITGAMFSAIARRLPTEEQKALESETSANPAETALVKA; translated from the coding sequence ATGTCTAACAAGACGTCTAAAAAGGGCGATGTTTTACAAGCATCAATGACGAAGAAGGAACGCGCACGCGAGGACCGTTCTGCGGCTATCGCTGTGACCGCGTTCCCGGTATTTATTCTTGTGGGCACCGCGCTGGCCTGGATTTTCCCAGCATCTTTTGTTCCTTTGGGCGACTACATCACCCAATTCTTGATGATCATTATGTTTGGTATGGGCTTGACCCTGACCATTCCGGACTTCAAGGAAATTGCTAAGCGCCCGCTCCCAATCCTGATTGGTGTTTTCGCGCAGTTCGTCATCATGCCGCTGTGTGCGGTCCTGGTGGCAAAGATCCTGGGTCTGAATCCAATGCTGGCTGTTGGTCTGCTCATGCTTGGCTCCGTGCCTGGCGGCACCTCCTCCAATGTGATTACCTACCTCGCCCGCGGCGATGTTGCCCTGTCTGTTGCAATGACCTCGGTGTCCACCTTGGTGTCTCCAATCATGACCCCGATGCTCATGCTGTTGCTCGCGGGTGCGGAAACTGAGGTTTATGGCGCGGGCATGGCCATGACCCTGGTTCAAACCGTTCTGGTTCCCGTAGTTGGCGGCTTGGTCCTGCGCTACCTGCTGGACCGGTGGATCGGCTACATTGCTCCGGTTCTGCCATGGATTTCTATCTTGGGTATCGGCGGCGTGGTCTTCCCAACCGTGGCGAACAACGTTGACCTGCTGGTCCAGATGGGTCTCATTGTGTTTGCTGCAGTGCTGCTGCACAACGTACTCGGATACGCCTTGGGATACTTCACCGGCAAGGTATTGAAAACGCCGGAGTCGTACAACCGCACCATGGCTGTTGAGATTGGTACGCAGTCCGCGGGGCTGGCATCGGGTATGTCTGCGAAGTTCTTCTCCCCAGAAGCAGCGCTTCCTGGCGCCTGTGCAGCCGTGCTTCACAACATCACCGGTGCAATGTTCTCCGCCATTGCTCGACGGCTCCCAACCGAAGAACAGAAAGCACTGGAATCAGAGACATCTGCAAACCCAGCTGAAACCGCACTAGTCAAGGCCTAG
- a CDS encoding ABC transporter permease, giving the protein MTTATTQAVAEEQETDKERGGGFARYILIRFLLIFPTIFILVTTVFFLMRSTGDPITAALGGRLSAADLEARIAEAGYDRPLLIQYFEYLGQIVRGDFGTTFTDGREVTDILIQYGAATFELVLYALIVALIIGIPLGMIAARFRDRWPDGFLRIFAILAYATPVFFVGLLLKLIFSVQLGWFPISGRVSTSGASTLNRITNPTPFYLLDAIRLGDIDLIIDCLRHAALPALALGLLIGGVFLRLVRTNLIGTLERQYIESARSRGVKESRLVTTHALRPALIPVITVMGMQIALSLGGAVLTETTFEWNGLGFVLVQYMQARDFVAVQGIVMLMAVIVAVTNFIVDIIAALIDPRVRF; this is encoded by the coding sequence ATGACGACCGCAACCACCCAAGCGGTTGCGGAAGAGCAAGAAACGGATAAGGAGCGTGGCGGCGGCTTTGCGCGCTACATCCTTATCCGTTTCTTGTTGATCTTCCCAACAATTTTCATCCTCGTCACCACGGTGTTCTTCCTCATGCGTTCCACCGGTGACCCCATCACAGCAGCTCTTGGTGGACGCTTGTCCGCAGCAGATCTGGAAGCCCGAATTGCAGAGGCTGGCTATGACCGCCCACTGCTGATTCAGTATTTTGAGTACCTCGGCCAGATTGTTCGCGGTGATTTCGGCACGACGTTTACCGATGGCCGCGAAGTAACAGACATCCTCATCCAATACGGTGCGGCAACTTTTGAACTGGTGCTTTACGCACTGATCGTTGCGCTCATCATCGGTATTCCATTGGGCATGATTGCGGCACGATTCCGTGACCGTTGGCCAGATGGATTCCTGCGTATCTTCGCCATCTTGGCGTATGCCACCCCGGTCTTCTTCGTGGGTCTGCTGCTCAAGCTGATTTTCTCTGTTCAGTTGGGCTGGTTCCCAATTTCAGGACGCGTATCCACATCAGGTGCGAGTACCTTGAACCGGATTACCAATCCAACTCCGTTCTATTTGCTTGATGCCATCAGGCTTGGCGATATCGATTTGATCATCGACTGTCTGCGTCACGCCGCACTTCCAGCGCTCGCCTTGGGCTTGCTCATCGGTGGCGTCTTCCTTCGCCTGGTGCGTACCAACTTGATTGGCACCTTGGAACGTCAGTACATCGAGTCTGCACGTTCACGCGGCGTGAAAGAATCCCGCTTGGTTACTACCCACGCGCTGCGTCCGGCTTTGATTCCAGTTATCACCGTGATGGGTATGCAGATTGCGCTCTCCTTGGGTGGCGCTGTTCTGACTGAGACCACCTTCGAGTGGAATGGCCTGGGCTTCGTCCTGGTGCAGTACATGCAGGCCCGTGACTTCGTCGCAGTGCAAGGCATTGTGATGCTCATGGCTGTCATTGTTGCGGTCACCAACTTCATTGTTGACATCATCGCCGCACTCATCGACCCAAGGGTGAGGTTCTAA